The DNA segment CGATCACCCCGAACGCGATGTCCCTGTCCCTCCGGCTCAGCCTGCGGCCCGCGAAGGGAATGCGCCCCAACAGAACGGCGTCGACGACGGTGATGCGAAAGGCCGGCGCGGCGTACTGCGGCACGTACCCGATGCGCTCCGCCCGCTCGCGCGGGCTCATGGCGGCCACATCGACGCCGTCCAGCGTCACGCGCCCCTCCGACGGCACCAGAATCCGATTGAGGCACTTCAGCAGCGTCGTCTTTCCGGTCCCGTTCGGCCCCAGAAGCCCGAGGACCTCCCCGCGCCGAAGTTCGAAGCCGACCTCGGAGAACACCCTGCCCGCGGCCGGATAGACGAAGCCCAGCCCCTCCGCCCTCAGCATCGCCGCGCCCTCCTGCGCCCGCTCAGGATCAAATGGATGAAGAGCGGCACGCCCAGAAAGGAGACCACGATCCCGACCGGAACGCTCACCGGCGCGAGCACCGTCTTTCCGACGGCGTCCGCGGCCAGCAGCAGCAGCGCCCCGCACACGGCCGAGAAGGGGATCAGAAAGCGGTGGTCGCCCCCGAACAGCAGCCTGGCGATGTGCGGCGCCAGGAGCCCGACGAAGCCGATGACCCCCGTGAAGCTGATCACCGCGGCGGTCATCAGGACCGACGCGACCCCCACGAACATGCGAACCGCCTCGGGATCGATCCCCAGGCTCCGGACCAGCTCGTCGTCCCCCGAGGCGATCGCGTCGAGCTTCAGCGCCACGCGATGGACGGCGCAGCAGCAGACTGCGACGAACGGAAAGGCGGCCCCGACCTCGCCCCAGGTCGTCCCGTTGAACGTCCCGAACGTCCAGTGGACCACCGCCGCCAGGCGGTGCTCCTGGGCGAAGAACTCCACCGTGGACGTCAGCGCGCTGAAGAAGTAGTTGAGCGCGATCCCCGTCAGTACGATCGTCTCGGGCGCCATGCCCACCTTCTTCGAGATGCCGTAGACCAGGGCGACGCACAAAAGGGACGCGGCGAACGCGCACAGGACGATGCCGACCTTGCCGCCCACGAGGGTCCCCGAGCCGAAGACGATGCACATCGAGGCCCCGAACGCGGCCGCCGCCGATATACCGATGGTGAAGGGGCTCACGAGCGCGTTGCCCGTGACCGCCTGCATCCCCACGCCCGAGACCGCAAGGGCGGCGCCGGCGAGGACCGCCATGGCGATCCTCGGCAGGCGCATCAGGACGACGATCTTGTACGCCGCGGACTCCGCGCCGCCGGAGTCGAGACGCCCCCCGACCCAAGCGGAGAGCGCCCGCAGCACCTGGGCAAAGCTCGTGTCGGCAACGCCCAGGGTCGTGAAATAGAGCCCCATCATCAGCACGGCGCCTACGCCCGCCGCCAGCATCCCGGCCTTGCGGCGGCTGCGGCGCTCGTAGGCGGCCCGGATGTCCGGCGTCTCGCTAGTCCTCGAACCCATAAGCGGGATAGGCGTGCCCTTCGATGTAGTCCAGCTTCTGGTACTTCACGAGCCAGTCGCGGAACACCTGCTCGGGATGCAGGTCCGGCAGCAGGTCGGGATAGAGGAACTTCGCCACGTACATCGTCCCCACCAGCTTGGAGGCCCCGCCGTGGACGTAGTGCGACAGCAGCAGGATGCGGCCGTTCTTCACCGCGTCGATCTCGTCCCAGCCGGGCCGGCCCGTCAGCTCCTTCCTGATGGCCTCGTGCTCCTCCCGGGTGGGCGGGTAGTAGGACGAGTACACGTTCGGCGCGGAGACCTTGACGATGGCCTCGGGGTTCTTCGCGACCACCGCCTCGGGGTCCACCTCGACGTTCTTCGACGTCTTGAAGACGTTGTCCGCGCCGGAGAACTCGATCATATTGAAAAAGTAGTTGCCCGGGATCGTCGTGTTCCCGATCCTCCGATACTCGAAATAGAGCGTCTTCTTCTTCACGCCCTCGAGCCTCGTCCGGATGTAGTCGAGCTTGCTCGTGAAGTAGTCCGCGAGCTCCCGCGCCTCCGCGTCCCGTCCGAAGATGCGGCCAAGCAGCGCGCAGTTCCGGGCGAACTGGTCGGTGTAGTACGCGTCGACCACCAGGACCTTGATCCCGAAGTTCCCGAGCTGGCGCTCGGCCTCCTCGTAGGCGCCGTTGCCCGTCAGGATCAGCACCTCGGGCGCGAGCTCGACGATCTTCTCGTAGTTCAGCTCCCTCTGGCTCTTTCCGATCACCTGATTCTCCGAGAAGCGGTTCCTCCAGGACTCCTTGTCCTGATAGATGTTGTAGTCCACGCCGACCACGCGGTCGAGCGCGCCGATCGCGTTGATGATCTCCGTGTTGTACGCGTTGGCCACGACCGCCCGGGTCACGGGGTCCGGTATCTCCACCTCGCGCCCGATGCTGTCCTTCACCGTCTGGGTCGCCGCCTGGGCGACGCAGGTCCACACCAGGACCGCCAGCCAGGAGACGACCAGCCTCACTCCGATCTTTCCCTTCATGTTCCCTACCTCCATCATCGTCCGTTCTCGGGACGCCGGCTATTCCCGAACTCATCCGGATTCGTCGCCATCCCGGCATAAAAAAAACTTCCCATCCCTCGAGGATGAGAAGTCCATGAACAGTGTGCCGGCGCCCACCGGCGCACGGAACGCGGGAATCCCCCCACCCAAGGACCGCAAATCGTCGCCGAACGAGTATCCTGACTCCGCGGATCGTCCCTCCGGACGCCTTCTCGCTCCGGTGGGAGCAATGGCCCGTCCTTCGGTCCCCGCTTACAGTAGGGGTAAGCCTGCGTCGGATTTGCACCGACTTCCTGCGCTCGGCTCGCCTATTCGATTGTGCCCTGGATTGTATAGCAGGGCCATGGGCGTGTCAAATACCCGCCCGCCTCAGTCCCCCGCATTCTGCATCGCGGCCATGGCCGCTCCGATCAGGCCCGCCTTGTAGCCCAGAGTGCAGCTCACCAAACGGGTCGAACGCTCGCCGCAGCCACCGTAGACCTCGGCAAAGACCTTACGGCGCAGGGGCCCCAGCAGGCGTTCGCCCTGCTTGCCCACACCCCCGCCCAGGCTGACGACCTCGGGCTGGAGCCCGTTGACGATGTTCGCCACGCCGCAGGCCAGGCAATCCACGTACTCGTCCACCACGCGCGCGGCCGCCGCATCTCCCCGCTCCGCGGCGACGAAGGACGTATGGCCTCCGACCCGCCCCTCCTCCCCGGCCAGGGCGTTCATGAGGCTCTTCGGATGCGCGGCCATGGCCTCGCGCGTCAGGGCGATCAGCCCCGTCGCCGAGGCGTAGGCCTCGAGACAGCCGAGGCGCCCGCAGGTGCAGGGCCGGCCGCCCCGGACGATCACCATGTGCCCGAATTCGCTTGCGGCGGAGTTCCAGCCCGTCCAGATGCGTCCGTCGACGACGAACCCCGACCCCACGCCCGTGCCCAGGGTCAGAATCATGGCGCTCGACGCCCCCTTGGCGCTGCCCGCGCAGACCTCGCCCAAGGCCGCCGCGTTGGCGTCGTTCTCCACGCGGACGGGCAGGGAGAGCGCTTCGGAGAGCAGCTTTCCCAAAGGAAAGTTACGCCAGCCCAGATTGTTGTTGTAAGCCACCACTCCCGATTCGGGAACCACCGTGCCGGGACACCCGACCCCCGCCGCCCGGATCTCCGCGCGCGCAACGCCGGACGCGGCAACGGCCCGGCCGACAGCCTCCACGATGTCCCCGAAGACCACCTCCTGAGGCCGGTCGGCCCCCGTCGGCAGGTCCGCCTCCCCGACGATGGCCCCCGACCCATCGACCACACCCGCCTTGATGTTGGTCCCGCCAATGTCCACCCCAAGGTAAAAAGCCACGGCCGCACCCTCCCCTGCCCGCCGTCCTCACGACGGCGACATTCTAAGAAAACGCCGGGATTCAATCCAAAAAGCTTGTCCGTGTGGCGAATAAACTTGCCGGTCCCTCCGCTATCGCAATGGCGGAGGCACGGGCCGAAGCCCCCATGTCGATATCCAGGAAAGCGCCGGAAGTTTTTCATGTGGATTTTTCACATCATTTTACAGGTTTTTCGTTTCAATCGGCGTTTTCCTGAAATTATGGCACCGCACGGCACCCCGGGCAAGGGGAGCCCGCCTACAGCCGGCCCTCCCGTATCCACTCCGCCAGGGACAGCGCATGGTATGTGACCAGGACGTCCGCTCCGGCCCGCACCAGGCAGACCGCGGCCTCGGACACGGCGCGCTCCTCGTCCACCCAGCCCCGCTCGGCCGCCGCCTTGATCATGGAGTACTCGCCGCTGACGGAGTACGCGCCCACGGGGACGCAGCTCCGCTCCTTGACCGCCCGGAGCACGTCCAGATACGGAAGCCCCGGCTTGACCATGATCATGTCCGCGCCCTCGTCCACGTCCAGCTGGGCCTCCCTCAGCGCCTCCCGGACGTTTCGGGGATCCATCTGGTAGCTCCTCCTGTCCCCGAACGCCGGTGCCGAGCCCGCGGCCTCGCGGAACGGGCCGTAGAACGCCGAGGCGTACTTCACCGCGTAGGAGAGGATCAGCGTGTCCTCGAACCCCGCCCCGTCGAGGGCGGAGCGGATCGCACCGACCCGGCCGTCCATCATGTCGGACGGCGCCACCACGTCGGCCCCGGCCTGCGCCTGCGACACGGCCGTCCGGGCCAGAAGCTCGAGCGTCGGATCGTTGTCGACGGTCTCCCCCTTCAGCACCCCGCAGTGCCCGTGCGACGTGTACTCGCAAAGGCAGACGTCGCCGATAAAAATGATGTCGGGAAAATGCCGTCTTCCCACCGCCAGAGCTTGTTGGATCACGCCCTGTTCCGCCCAGGCCTGGCTTCCGATTTCGTCCTTGTGCTCCGGAACGCCGAAGAGCAGCACGGCCCCGACCCCTGCCTCGGCCACGCGTTCCAGAATGCGCGGAAACGTGTCCGGGCTGTAGCGCATCTGCCCCGGCATCGCGGGGATCTCCTCGGCGATGTTCCTCCCCTCCCGGACGAACACGGGATACACGAGCATGGACGGCGAGAGCCTCGTCTCCTTCACCATATCGCGGATGGCGGCCGTGCGCCGCAGCCTCCTGGGCCTCAAGATCATCTCACAAATCCTCCCCCTCGTTCCTCGTCTTGACTGTCGTCCTGATTGTCGCCTCAATCAGAGCCTCGAGCGTGGCGGCTGCTGCCGTCGTCACATTGGAAAACCCCGCCTCCGCGGCCGCACGGGCCGTCATCTCCCCGATGCAGACGGCCCTGAAGCCGCCGCGATCCCAGCCGTCCGGCAGGCAGTCGGCAAGCCCCCTCACGGTGGACGCGCTGGTGAAGACCGCCGCGTCGAAATCCAGGGACGGAAGCCCCGCCGCCGCACACCGCGTGCGGTAGACGGAATGCTCCCGAAAGGGCACGCCGCGCGCCTTCAGACCCTCCGAGAGGCCCGGCGCCCCCGTCTCCGCCCGCAGCAGCAGCACGTCCCCCCCGCGCGCCCGGTCGGCCAGCCCATCGGCCAGATGCGCTCCGTCGCAGACCTCCGGAACGTAGTCGACGCGCAGCCCGCGCGCCCTGAGCGCGTCGCGCGTCGCCGGCCCGACGGCCGCCACGCGCGCGTCCCCGATCTCCCGCACGTCGCGCCCCTCCTCCGCGAGCAGAGCGAAGAAGGACTCCACCCCCGCCGCGCTGGTGAACACGATCCAACCCGCCCCCCCGATCCGGGGCAGGGGCCCCGGCAGGGTCTCCGTGCAAATGCAGGGGAACTCCAGGACCTCCGCGCCCGCGTCCCGCAGCATCCGGGCCAGCCGGCCGGAGCGCTCCCTGGGGCGCGTGACGAGCACCCGGACGCCCGAGAGAGGGAGACGGTCCCGCCAGCCGAGCCGATCGGCCAGGGTCACCGTCTCCCCCACGACGAGCACGGCGGGCGGGCGGATCCCCGAGGCTCGAATGCGCTCGGGCAGGGACTCGAGGGTCCCGGCCAGCAGACGCTGGCGCGCCGTGGTCCCGCGCTCGACCGCCGCGGCGGGCGTGGCGCCGGGCATCCCGGCCTTAACGAGCCGGGAGCAGATCTCCCCGGCGGCGCCCACCCCCATGAGGAAGACCAGCGTGCCCTTCAGACGGGCCATCGCCTCGAAGTCCAGGGGCGGGAGCTCCCCGGCCCGCGTGTGGGCCGTGATGACGTGGACCGACGACGAGAGCCCCCGGTGCGTCACCGGGATCCCGGCACAGGCCGGGACGGCGAGCGCCGAGGTCACGCCCGGCACCACCTCGAACGGGATGTCGTGTTCGAGCAGCGCCTCGATCTCCTCCCCGCCGCGGCCGAACAGAAACGAGTCCCCGCCCTTGAGGCGGACGACCCGCCTGCCCGCCAGGGCCCGATCCACCAGGATCGCCTCGATCTCCTCCTGCGGCACCGGATGGCACCCGCCCCGCTTTCCCACGTCCACCCGCTCGGCCCGCTCGGGAAAGAGCGAGAAGAGCCCCGAACCCACAAGGCGGTCGAAGACCACCACCTCCGCGCGCTCCAGGACCTCCCGTCCCCGAAGGGTCAGCAGCCCCGCATCGCCCGGACCGGCCCCGACGAGCCAGACCTTGCCCGTACGTCCCCGCTGATCCATCACGCTATCCTCCCTCTCGCAGACGGTCCGCAAGGGCCCTGCCCAGCCCCTCGGCATCGGAGCGGGGCCCCGAAAGCGTCCCCCTCCGGCGGGACCCGGCCGCCTCGTTCGCGTAAAAACCCGTCAGGTTCAGAGCCTCCCCCTCCACGACCGCGTAGGCCGCCACGGGCAGGGCACACCCCCCGCCGAGCGCGGCGGCAAAGCTCCGCTCGGCCCTGGCGCAATCCTCCGCGTCCCGGTCCCGAACGGCATCCAGATAGTCGTAATCCTCACCGGCACGCCCCTGACAGGCCAGGATTCCCTGCCCCGCAGCAGGGATCATCTCCTCAGTCGAGAAAACACGGTCGATACGGCCATCCAGCCCCAGACGGCGCAGCCCGGCGGCCGCCAGCACCAACATCGAAAACCGTTTTTCCTCCCGATCGTCCAGCTTGCGCAGGCGGGTCTGGATGTTGCCCCGGACGGGCTCGACGGCTCGGCCCGGAAAGAGCTCCGCCAGCTGGAGCCGGCGCCGCGCCGAGGAACAGCCGATCGCCCCGCCTCCGTCCGGCACGGCGCGCCCTTCCGGGTCGCGCGGCAGCAGCAGCGCGTCGCGGGGATCGCCCCGGCACGAGAGGGCCACCAAGGGCAGCCGCTCGTCCTGCCTCATCGGCAGGTCCTTAAGGCTGTGGACCGCAAAATCGATCTCCCCCCGAAGCAGAGCCTCCTCCAGCTCCTGGGTGAACAGCCCCTTGATGCCGAAGGGGTCGGAGGCCTCGGAAAAGGGCTTCATGTTGACGTCGCCCGTGGTCTGAATCGTCACCAGCTCGATCTCCAGATCGGGATGCCGCGCCCGGACCGCCTCCATCACCAGCCGGGTCTGGGCCACGGCCAGGGGGCTCTTTCGGCTCCCGACCCGCACCCGCCTCATCGTCCGCCCTCCCCGGTCCCGCCGGGCGCCATGCGCTCCAAAGCGGCCTTCTCCTCGGCAACCCACGCCCCCCAGACCGACCGCAGCCGGTCCGACAGACGCCGCGTCAGAGCGCACGACAGCCCCGCACTGGACACCGAGGCCGCCACCGGCCCCTCGGCGACCAGCGAGGGGAAGAAGAACGTGCTCTCCCCCGGCGCATCGGCGACCGAGACGGGGATGCCCCGGCCCCGTGCCTCCAGCCCCACCCGGCGGTTGACCTCCCGGTCGTCCGTCGCGGCCACCGCCAGGACGGCGCCCTCCAAGTCCTCCGGCAAGAAGGGACGCCGCAGGAGCTCCGCGCCCGGCAGAGGTCCGGAAGACGCCTCCAAAAACTCCGGGCTCACCGCCCGGACCCTGGCCCCACATCTGGCGAGCGTCGCCGCCCTGCGCAGGGCGACGGTCCCTCCCCCGACCACGAGCACGGTCCGCCCCTCGAGGTCCCGCAGCAGCGGAAAGAGAGGCGGACGCCTCAGCCCCAGCATCCGACGGGCCCACAGCACCGCCTCGCCCACCGAGCAGCCCGTGTCGTCCGGACGCGACACCAGGACCACCTCGGCCCCCGCGGCGCGGGCGCCGGCCAGCTTCGCCTCCATGCCGCCGGGTCCTCCCCCGTCCTTGGTGACCAGGAGGGAGGCTCCGGTCATCCTCAGCATCGCGCCGTTCATCTCCGCGGAGAAGGGGCCCTGCATGGCGATGACGTGCGCGGGGTCGAACCCCAGTTCCTCGCAGGAGCGCAGCACCTCCGACGTGGGGAGTACTCGGGCGAAGAGCCGGCGCCGATAGTCCCGAACCGCCGTGAACGCCCGCAGTTCCTTGCTGCCCACCGTCAGCAGGGCACGCTCCCCCTCCCGGCCGTCCAGGAGCTCCGCCGCCTCACGGCAGGAGCCGACGCGCGTCACGCCCTCCTCGGAGCCCGCTCCCTCCGCAAGCGCGGCGTCCCGCAGCACGCGGAGCAGGGGCGTTCCGGTGCGGTCGCAGGCCGACCGGATGTTCCTCGTGACCTCCACGGCGTAGGGGTGCGTCGCGTCGATCACGCAGGTGACGCCCTCCGCGGCGATCAGGTCCGCGATGCCATCCGCATCGAGCCGCCCGACGCGCACCGTGCCCTCCTCGGGCGAGGCGCCGGAGGCTGCGGCCCCCGGGGTCTCCGCGGCGAGCTTGCCGCCGTAGTCCGTCGCGACGCAGCACAACGCGGGAATGCCGTGCGCGAGGATCTCCCGCGCCTCGGTCGTCCCGCCGAACAGAAGCAGACGCCCGCCGGTCATCGCACTTTACCCCCTCGCCCCTCGTCCGGCACGAAGCGGTACGGCCGCAGGGGGATCGGACTCACTCCAGTTCCTCCCTCGTGCCGAACCGGTACCCCCTCGGGGTCACCATCCGGCCGTCCAGGACCGTCGTGCCGACGTTGCCCACGACGGCCGTGCAGAACATATCCAGCTCCGCGTCCCGGATCGCCCCGAGGGTCGTGATGCCGTAGTGCTCGCCCTCCCGCCCCACGTTGCACACCCAGCCGGCCACGGTCTCGGGAGCCTTGTGCTTCAACAGGATGTCGCAGGCCCACTGGAAGTGCATCGGCCGGCCACGGCTCGCGGGGTTGTAGAGGCAGACGACGAAGTCCGCCGCCGCCACCGCCGCCAGGCGCCGCTCGATGAGGTTCCAGGGCGTCAGCAGGTCGCTGAGGCTGATCACCGCAAAATCGTGCATCAGCGGCGCGCCCAGCAGGGCCGCAGCGGCGCTCGCCGCCGTCACGCCCGGGACGACCTCCACGTCCGTGCGGCCCTCCGCGACCTCCAGCATCAGCCCCGCCATCCCGTAGACCCCCGGGTCCCCGCTGGAGACCAGTCCCACGGTCCGGCCGGCGAGCGAGAGCTCGAGGGCCTCGCGGCACCGGTCGACCTCGGCCTTCATGGGGGACGCACGCAGGTCCTTATCCGGAAAGACCTGCCGGACGAGATCGACGTACGCCTTGTAGCCCATGATCGTGTCGCACCGCTCCAGGGCCGCCAGCGCCCGCCCCGTCATCTCCTCTTTTCTGCCCGGCCCCAGGCCGACCACGTAGATCATCGCCGCTCCTCCCCATCCCTGCCGATGATATCGTCCTCCCGGACCGCACGCCGCGCCAGCGCGAACGTCACCCCCGGACAGACGGTCTTGCTCCTCAACAAAACTCCGTTCCCCGCGGCACGCACCGCCGCACGCTCGCAGACGTTGTCCACCCCCGTGACCGCACGCACCCGCTCGGAGGCGGAGAAGCGGCCCGGCACCGCCCTCAGCTCGTCCGCACCGAAGGTCAGAAACGGAACGCCGTACTGCTCCGCCAAAGCGATCAGCGCGGGCTCGTCCCGTTTCAGGTCGATGGAGGCCACGGCGCACAGCGCGAGGGGCGAGGCCCCCGCGCCCTCCAGAAACGCCTCCGCGGCGTCCGCCACCGCTGCAGGATCGGCGCCCCGCTTGCAGCCCGTCCCCAGCACCAGACGCCGCGGCCGCAGCCACAGCGTGACGGGCCACGGCGCGGGCTGGAGCTGGTCCGTCACCGCGACCCCAACGGGCCGTCCCTCCAGGACCGCGGCCGAGACGTGCTTGACGGCCCCGAGGTTTTCGATGGCGCAGTCGTTCTCCACCGCCCACTCGTCCACCGCGACGACGCCGTTGACGTCCGTGGCCGTGGTGACGACCGCGACGCCCCCCGTCAGCTCCGCGACGCGGCGGGCCAGCGCGTTGGCCCCGCCGATGTGCCCGGAGAGCAGAGGGACGACGTGCCGGCCCCGCTCGTCCAGGGCCAGAACGGCCGGGTCCTCCGCCTTGCTCCGGACCAGGGGCGCGACCGCCCGCACCGCGATGCCGCAGGCACAGACGAACACCAGGGCCTCCGCCCGGGGGAACCAATGCTCCGCCCACGCGCCCACCGTCCCCTCCAAGGGCTCGACGCCCGGCACGAGGCACCGTGCGGGGGCAAAGGCACGCCCCCCCAGCGCCTCCGCCAGGCGGGCGGCCAGCGAGGCTCCGGTACGGGTAAAGGCGACGAGGACCGTCCTCTCCTCCGTCACGGCATCGGCTTCCTGTACCCGTGTCCGAATCGGGGATCGTAGAGCTTCGAGAGCTCGTAGCGGTCCCCCAGAAAACCGCCCACCAGCACCAGGGCCGTCCGGACGATGCCCTCGGCCTCCGCGTCAGCCGGCAGGGACGAGAGCGTGCCGCGCAGCACCCTCTCGTCCGGCCAGGACGCCTTGTGGACCAGGGCGGCGGGGGTCTCCTCGGGGTAGCCCCCCGCAATCAGCTCGGCGCAGAGTTTTCCGAGCATCCCGGTGGAGAGGAAGAGCACCATGGAGGCCCCGTGCGACGCCAGGGAGCGTATGGCCTCCCGCTCCGGAACGGGCGTCCGCCCCGCCATGCGGCTGATGATGAGGGTCTGGCTGACGCCGGGCAGCGTGTACTCCGCCTGGGCGGCGGCGGCGGCGGCGCAGAAGGAGCTGACGCCGGGAACGATCTCGAAGGGCACATCCCGCTCCCGCAGACGGTCCATCTGTTCGCGGATCGCCCCATAGAGCGACGGGTCCCCCGTGTGGAGCCGAACCGTCGTCACGCCGCGGCCATGCCCCTCCAGGAGCTTCTCCACCACCGC comes from the Fretibacterium sp. OH1220_COT-178 genome and includes:
- a CDS encoding ABC transporter substrate-binding protein; the encoded protein is MKGKIGVRLVVSWLAVLVWTCVAQAATQTVKDSIGREVEIPDPVTRAVVANAYNTEIINAIGALDRVVGVDYNIYQDKESWRNRFSENQVIGKSQRELNYEKIVELAPEVLILTGNGAYEEAERQLGNFGIKVLVVDAYYTDQFARNCALLGRIFGRDAEARELADYFTSKLDYIRTRLEGVKKKTLYFEYRRIGNTTIPGNYFFNMIEFSGADNVFKTSKNVEVDPEAVVAKNPEAIVKVSAPNVYSSYYPPTREEHEAIRKELTGRPGWDEIDAVKNGRILLLSHYVHGGASKLVGTMYVAKFLYPDLLPDLHPEQVFRDWLVKYQKLDYIEGHAYPAYGFED
- a CDS encoding cobalt-precorrin 5A hydrolase yields the protein MTEERTVLVAFTRTGASLAARLAEALGGRAFAPARCLVPGVEPLEGTVGAWAEHWFPRAEALVFVCACGIAVRAVAPLVRSKAEDPAVLALDERGRHVVPLLSGHIGGANALARRVAELTGGVAVVTTATDVNGVVAVDEWAVENDCAIENLGAVKHVSAAVLEGRPVGVAVTDQLQPAPWPVTLWLRPRRLVLGTGCKRGADPAAVADAAEAFLEGAGASPLALCAVASIDLKRDEPALIALAEQYGVPFLTFGADELRAVPGRFSASERVRAVTGVDNVCERAAVRAAGNGVLLRSKTVCPGVTFALARRAVREDDIIGRDGEERR
- the cobA gene encoding uroporphyrinogen-III C-methyltransferase, with amino-acid sequence MDQRGRTGKVWLVGAGPGDAGLLTLRGREVLERAEVVVFDRLVGSGLFSLFPERAERVDVGKRGGCHPVPQEEIEAILVDRALAGRRVVRLKGGDSFLFGRGGEEIEALLEHDIPFEVVPGVTSALAVPACAGIPVTHRGLSSSVHVITAHTRAGELPPLDFEAMARLKGTLVFLMGVGAAGEICSRLVKAGMPGATPAAAVERGTTARQRLLAGTLESLPERIRASGIRPPAVLVVGETVTLADRLGWRDRLPLSGVRVLVTRPRERSGRLARMLRDAGAEVLEFPCICTETLPGPLPRIGGAGWIVFTSAAGVESFFALLAEEGRDVREIGDARVAAVGPATRDALRARGLRVDYVPEVCDGAHLADGLADRARGGDVLLLRAETGAPGLSEGLKARGVPFREHSVYRTRCAAAGLPSLDFDAAVFTSASTVRGLADCLPDGWDRGGFRAVCIGEMTARAAAEAGFSNVTTAAAATLEALIEATIRTTVKTRNEGEDL
- the cobK gene encoding precorrin-6A reductase, producing the protein MTGGRLLLFGGTTEAREILAHGIPALCCVATDYGGKLAAETPGAAASGASPEEGTVRVGRLDADGIADLIAAEGVTCVIDATHPYAVEVTRNIRSACDRTGTPLLRVLRDAALAEGAGSEEGVTRVGSCREAAELLDGREGERALLTVGSKELRAFTAVRDYRRRLFARVLPTSEVLRSCEELGFDPAHVIAMQGPFSAEMNGAMLRMTGASLLVTKDGGGPGGMEAKLAGARAAGAEVVLVSRPDDTGCSVGEAVLWARRMLGLRRPPLFPLLRDLEGRTVLVVGGGTVALRRAATLARCGARVRAVSPEFLEASSGPLPGAELLRRPFLPEDLEGAVLAVAATDDREVNRRVGLEARGRGIPVSVADAPGESTFFFPSLVAEGPVAASVSSAGLSCALTRRLSDRLRSVWGAWVAEEKAALERMAPGGTGEGGR
- a CDS encoding ROK family protein yields the protein MAFYLGVDIGGTNIKAGVVDGSGAIVGEADLPTGADRPQEVVFGDIVEAVGRAVAASGVARAEIRAAGVGCPGTVVPESGVVAYNNNLGWRNFPLGKLLSEALSLPVRVENDANAAALGEVCAGSAKGASSAMILTLGTGVGSGFVVDGRIWTGWNSAASEFGHMVIVRGGRPCTCGRLGCLEAYASATGLIALTREAMAAHPKSLMNALAGEEGRVGGHTSFVAAERGDAAAARVVDEYVDCLACGVANIVNGLQPEVVSLGGGVGKQGERLLGPLRRKVFAEVYGGCGERSTRLVSCTLGYKAGLIGAAMAAMQNAGD
- the cobJ gene encoding precorrin-3B C(17)-methyltransferase; this translates as MIYVVGLGPGRKEEMTGRALAALERCDTIMGYKAYVDLVRQVFPDKDLRASPMKAEVDRCREALELSLAGRTVGLVSSGDPGVYGMAGLMLEVAEGRTDVEVVPGVTAASAAAALLGAPLMHDFAVISLSDLLTPWNLIERRLAAVAAADFVVCLYNPASRGRPMHFQWACDILLKHKAPETVAGWVCNVGREGEHYGITTLGAIRDAELDMFCTAVVGNVGTTVLDGRMVTPRGYRFGTREELE
- a CDS encoding FecCD family ABC transporter permease — protein: MGSRTSETPDIRAAYERRSRRKAGMLAAGVGAVLMMGLYFTTLGVADTSFAQVLRALSAWVGGRLDSGGAESAAYKIVVLMRLPRIAMAVLAGAALAVSGVGMQAVTGNALVSPFTIGISAAAAFGASMCIVFGSGTLVGGKVGIVLCAFAASLLCVALVYGISKKVGMAPETIVLTGIALNYFFSALTSTVEFFAQEHRLAAVVHWTFGTFNGTTWGEVGAAFPFVAVCCCAVHRVALKLDAIASGDDELVRSLGIDPEAVRMFVGVASVLMTAAVISFTGVIGFVGLLAPHIARLLFGGDHRFLIPFSAVCGALLLLAADAVGKTVLAPVSVPVGIVVSFLGVPLFIHLILSGRRRARRC
- the cobM gene encoding precorrin-4 C(11)-methyltransferase, which produces MIHFVGAGPGAPDLITLRGAELLRRAGMIVYAGSLVNPALLEYAPEGCEIHDSASMTLDAVVEKLLEGHGRGVTTVRLHTGDPSLYGAIREQMDRLRERDVPFEIVPGVSSFCAAAAAAQAEYTLPGVSQTLIISRMAGRTPVPEREAIRSLASHGASMVLFLSTGMLGKLCAELIAGGYPEETPAALVHKASWPDERVLRGTLSSLPADAEAEGIVRTALVLVGGFLGDRYELSKLYDPRFGHGYRKPMP
- the hemC gene encoding hydroxymethylbilane synthase; translation: MRRVRVGSRKSPLAVAQTRLVMEAVRARHPDLEIELVTIQTTGDVNMKPFSEASDPFGIKGLFTQELEEALLRGEIDFAVHSLKDLPMRQDERLPLVALSCRGDPRDALLLPRDPEGRAVPDGGGAIGCSSARRRLQLAELFPGRAVEPVRGNIQTRLRKLDDREEKRFSMLVLAAAGLRRLGLDGRIDRVFSTEEMIPAAGQGILACQGRAGEDYDYLDAVRDRDAEDCARAERSFAAALGGGCALPVAAYAVVEGEALNLTGFYANEAAGSRRRGTLSGPRSDAEGLGRALADRLREGG
- the hemB gene encoding porphobilinogen synthase, which encodes MILRPRRLRRTAAIRDMVKETRLSPSMLVYPVFVREGRNIAEEIPAMPGQMRYSPDTFPRILERVAEAGVGAVLLFGVPEHKDEIGSQAWAEQGVIQQALAVGRRHFPDIIFIGDVCLCEYTSHGHCGVLKGETVDNDPTLELLARTAVSQAQAGADVVAPSDMMDGRVGAIRSALDGAGFEDTLILSYAVKYASAFYGPFREAAGSAPAFGDRRSYQMDPRNVREALREAQLDVDEGADMIMVKPGLPYLDVLRAVKERSCVPVGAYSVSGEYSMIKAAAERGWVDEERAVSEAAVCLVRAGADVLVTYHALSLAEWIREGRL